In the genome of Thermodesulfobacteriota bacterium, the window TCAGACGGCGCCCGTAGGGTTACACCCAGCGGGCGGTCACGGTCTTTTCGTCGAGGAACAGGCGCATGGAGGCCATGCGGCTCTTGGCGCTGCCGAGGAAGGAGGTCTTCTTCGACCCCAGGGGGAAGAACGCGTAGGGCTGGGGCACCGCCACGTTGATCCCGATGTTGCCCACCTGGGCCTCCCGGGTGAACTTGCGGGCGGTCTTCCCGCTCTCGGTGAAGATGCAGGCCGAGTGGCCGTACTCGGTGCCGTTGATCCAGCCCAGGGCCTCGTCGAGGCTCTGGGCCCGCATGAGGACCGCCACGGGCCCGAAGGCTTCCTCCACCGAGGTCGGCATGTCGGGGCGGCCGTTCTCCAGGATGGTGGGGGCGAGCCAGTAGCCCCCGGGATAGCCCTCCACCTTGGCGCCGCGGCCGTCGAGCACCATCTTCGCCCCTTCGCCCAGGGCCCGCTCGATCCAGTCGAGCACCTTGTCTCGCCCCGCCGGGGTGCACATGGGCCCCTGGCCCACCGACTCGTCCAGGCCGTACCCGAGCTTCATGGTCTTGGCCGCGGCCACGAACTTCTCCTTGAGCTCGTCGTGGCGGTCGCCCACCACGATGACGTTGTCCGAGCCCAGGCACCGCTGGCCGTTCATCCCGTAGCAGGAGCGCAGGAGCCAGACGGCGGCCTGGTTGAGGTCCGCGTCGGGCATGATGACCACGTTGTTCTTGCCGTTTCCGTTGAGCGACGAGGGCTTGCCGAGCTCGCCGCACTGGCGGTGCAGATCCCACCCGGCGGAGGTCGAGCCGATGAACCCAACCCCCTGGATCTCGGGCTGGCGCAGGATCTCCGCGTTGATGTGGCGCCCGCCGTGGATGAGGTTGATGACCCCCTTGGGGAAGATCTCGGCGGCCACCCGGGTGATGGCGTCGGCGGCCACCGGGTCCTGGCGGCTCGGGCTCACCACCACCGTGCACCCCGCGGCCAGCGCGTAGGGCACGAAGGAGGACCAGGCGTGCATGGGGATGTTGCCCGGGGTGACGATGAGGAAGGCGCCCAGGGGCTCCCAGGTGAGCCACTGGTCGATGCCCGTGGCGAGCTGGTCGAGGTGTTCGTTTTCCTTGACGAGCCCGTAGGCGGCCGAGCACGCGGACTCCACGTTCTCGATCACCCGGCGCACCGAGCCCCGGCTCTCGTCGATGGTGCGGCCGTGGTCCTGGGTGAGGATGCGGGAAAGCTCCTCCTCCTTCTCGTCGAGCCGTCCGCGCAGGTCGAAGAGGAGCTTGGCCCGGTCGCGCAGGCACACGTCCTTCCACGAAAGGAACGCGCGGTGGGCGGCCTCCACCGCGGCCCGGGCCTCGTCCTTGGTGGCCTCGGGGAACTGGGCGATCACCTCGCCCGTGGCTGGATTGGTCGTCTCCTGGACCACGGTGGAGCGGGATTCCACCCACTCTCCCCCAATCAGGAGCGGGAGCTTGCCGTAGTGCTTCTTTACTTCAGGTAGGAGGGCCATTTTGTCTCCTGTTTTGCGCGTTGTTTGTTGCGCGTTGCTTGTTGTTATTTTATGCCGCTCGCTAGATACGACTGTGCATTTTCATGTGACTTCTGTTGCTTCTACTGCTGTCGCGCCGGGCCATTATGCGGATGTGCCGCGCCCCACAAACGCTCCCCCCAACGTGCAACGCGCAATCCACAACGTGCAGCCTCCAACGTGCAACCCACAACCCGCTTATCTTAAACCGTCCTCCTTCTTCGCTTCTGCGACGGTGAGCCCGCCGACGCGGGGCAGGGGGCGGCCGGAGTCGGTGACGACCAGGGCCACCACGATCTCGTCGTCCCGGGGGGCGTCCTGCACCCGCACCGGCATGGCGTCGAAGTGGGTGCGCACGAAGGCGGCGTGCTTGTAGTGGACGGGCACGTCGAGCTCGGTGCCCGGCACCCCCATCTTCTTCGAGGAGGGGATGATGGCCTTGCCTCCCCCAACGGCCTCCCGGAAGGGAGCGCCGAGCTTGGGGTGGAGGATGGCGGCCGCGTGCTCGAGCTCCCCTGCGGCGCCCACGATGGCTCCCTTGCCGTAGCTCTCGGCCTGGTCGGGGCGGATGCCCAGGGCCTCGACCGCCCGCTTCCCCAGGAGCGAGCCGAGCTCCTCCCCCGCCTGGACGAGCTCCCCCAGGTCCTCGGCGTAGCGGCCCGCGAAGGGGTTGGTGATGACGGCCAGGGCCGCCGCCCGGCGCGTCGGCGGGGTCACGGCCCGTCCCGCCTCGGCGCGGGTCTCCTCCACGATGGTCACGAGCTTGCGGATCTGCACGGTCTCTCCTCCTTCCGGTGATTGCTCTGTTCCATCCCGTGATCCCGTCAACATTTCCCGTCCGACATGGCCAGGCCCCCTTCCCCGGGCCAGCCGACAAAGCGCCAGCGGCCGCGCAGGGACAGGACCGCGCCGCGGATCAGGCCCTCGTCCACCCGGGCTCGGACCCAGGCGGCGCCCCGGTCCAGGGCGGTCTCGACCTCCCTCTCGGAGAGGGGGCCCACCCGCCGGGTGACGAGCCGGCCGGGGAGGTCGGTCTCCGGGTCGAGGGTCTCGGCGGGCACCCGCTCCACGGCGGGGGAGTCCACGCAGACCGCGTTGGCCGCGAGCGTCGCGGCGGCGTCGGCGAGGCCCGCCCGGCCGGCGAAGACGGTGGCGGCGTCGGCGATCCCCAGGGTGAAGCTCCGGCCCCCGAAGCCGCTGGTGGCGACGCCTCCGATCCCGTCCCCGGCGGTCACCAGGACCCGTGCCAGGGGGGCCGGCGCGTCCACCCGGGGTACCAGCCCCACCGAGGCCGACTCGCCGGAGGCCAACCGCAGGGCCACGTCCCCGCCGTTGCTCACCGCCACCCAGGTGGCCCCCTGCTCGGCCAGGCAGTCGGCGACGGCGTCGGCCACGACCCCGGCGACGGCGATGAGGGGGGTGACCGCTTCCTCGGCGAAGGGCCGGGGAGCCTCCACCAGGGCCCGGGTTGCCGGGGGCAGGGCGCCGGGGTTGCGGATGCGCCGCAGGTCCACGGCCAGGAGCCGGCGGTGGGCCGAGAGCTCCTCCAGGACCTCGAGGGCCCGGGCCCCGGCCGCCTCCAGACCCCCGGGCGGCAGCCCCCCGGGCCGGCGGGCGGCGAGCACCAGGCTCACCGGGCCCCACTCCACCCGGAGCCGCCCCCCGCCCAGGGGCTCCAGCCGGGGGTCCGGGGCGCCCTGGGCACGCGGCTCAGGGGCGGCGGCGGGCAAGGGCCTCCTCCAGGGGTCTTGCGGCCTCCAGGTGGCCTCCCATGGCCTCGTAGTCCTCCCAGCGCATGGTGTACTCCACCGGGATCACCAGGGCGGGGGTGGGCACCCAGGAAAACGCCCCCCGGAGCACCCGCTCCACGTCCACCATGAAGTTGATCCCCCCGCCGGGCAGGAGGAACGCGGGCGCCCCCCCCACGGTGAGGCGGGCCTTGCGGGCGTGCACCGCCCGGGTGAGGCGGATCGGGTGCCGGGTCACCCCCGCCCGGGCGCTCCCTCCGGTGCCTCCGCAGTAGAGCACCGAGACCCGGCTCTCCTGGCAGGTCTCGGAGATGGCCCCGACCGCGCGGCGAACGCCCTCTGTCGGCTCCTCGGGGTGGAGGGCGCCGCCCGCTCCCACCCGGAAGTACGCAGACGACTGGCCGGTGGTCTCGGTGACGAGGATGCGGGAGCCCGGCCGCACGTTCTCGAGACCGTCCGGGGCGAAGACCTCCCGGGGGTCCTGGATGGACGTGCCGCCCCAGCCGCTGCCGTGGTCCCCGAAGTACCGGCCGGGGGTGCTCTTGCGAAAGCGCAGCCGCACGCCGGACGGGGTCGCGCCCAGGTACCGGCCCGCCGCGTGCTCCGTGAGCAGCCCGGTCAGGTGGCTGTCGAGCACCACCACCTCGTCCGCCGCCTCGAGGAGGAGCGGCGCGAAGAGCCCCAGGGTGGCGCTTCCGCACCCCACCCGCATCACCCCGATGGGCTTGCCGTCCACCACCGGGGCATGCCCGGCCTGGACCTCCAGGCGGCTGCCCCCCTCCACCCGGAGCTTCACCCGCTCCCGGTTGGCGAGCGCGGTCATGACCCGGGCGGCCCGGAAGCCGTGGGGCCCCGTGAGGGTGTTGGCGCCCCCCAGGGAGAGGATCTTCGAGCCGTACTCCTCGGTGGTGACGTGGCCGATCTTCTCGCCCCCGGCGAGCACGGCGGCCCCCTCCTGCCCCAGGTTGGCGTCGGTGTCGATCTTCACCTTGACGCTGCTGTAGGAGAGCGGGGTCTCGGTGACCACCGTCACCACGTCGACCCCCTGGCTCACTCCCCGGACGATCACGGGGGCGGGCCGGCAGTCGGGGTAGGTGGTGCCGGCGCCGATTCCCGTTACCAGGGGCTCGCGCACGGCGGGCTCCCAGTCGGGCCCCACGACCTGGCGCACGTCCTCGAAGGTGCGAAGGGGCGCGTTGCGCACCAGGGTGCCTCCCCGGTTGGC includes:
- a CDS encoding aldehyde dehydrogenase family protein; protein product: MALLPEVKKHYGKLPLLIGGEWVESRSTVVQETTNPATGEVIAQFPEATKDEARAAVEAAHRAFLSWKDVCLRDRAKLLFDLRGRLDEKEEELSRILTQDHGRTIDESRGSVRRVIENVESACSAAYGLVKENEHLDQLATGIDQWLTWEPLGAFLIVTPGNIPMHAWSSFVPYALAAGCTVVVSPSRQDPVAADAITRVAAEIFPKGVINLIHGGRHINAEILRQPEIQGVGFIGSTSAGWDLHRQCGELGKPSSLNGNGKNNVVIMPDADLNQAAVWLLRSCYGMNGQRCLGSDNVIVVGDRHDELKEKFVAAAKTMKLGYGLDESVGQGPMCTPAGRDKVLDWIERALGEGAKMVLDGRGAKVEGYPGGYWLAPTILENGRPDMPTSVEEAFGPVAVLMRAQSLDEALGWINGTEYGHSACIFTESGKTARKFTREAQVGNIGINVAVPQPYAFFPLGSKKTSFLGSAKSRMASMRLFLDEKTVTARWV
- a CDS encoding amino acid synthesis family protein, with the protein product MLTGSRDGTEQSPEGGETVQIRKLVTIVEETRAEAGRAVTPPTRRAAALAVITNPFAGRYAEDLGELVQAGEELGSLLGKRAVEALGIRPDQAESYGKGAIVGAAGELEHAAAILHPKLGAPFREAVGGGKAIIPSSKKMGVPGTELDVPVHYKHAAFVRTHFDAMPVRVQDAPRDDEIVVALVVTDSGRPLPRVGGLTVAEAKKEDGLR
- a CDS encoding UPF0280 family protein encodes the protein MPAAAPEPRAQGAPDPRLEPLGGGRLRVEWGPVSLVLAARRPGGLPPGGLEAAGARALEVLEELSAHRRLLAVDLRRIRNPGALPPATRALVEAPRPFAEEAVTPLIAVAGVVADAVADCLAEQGATWVAVSNGGDVALRLASGESASVGLVPRVDAPAPLARVLVTAGDGIGGVATSGFGGRSFTLGIADAATVFAGRAGLADAAATLAANAVCVDSPAVERVPAETLDPETDLPGRLVTRRVGPLSEREVETALDRGAAWVRARVDEGLIRGAVLSLRGRWRFVGWPGEGGLAMSDGKC
- a CDS encoding ferredoxin family protein encodes the protein MKILPDRCTACGKCVANCPLECVALVDRVAVISPECVDCRVCLRVCPEGAVAEELPADDPRITCGSCPVACRVPEGGTGACQRYANRGGTLVRNAPLRTFEDVRQVVGPDWEPAVREPLVTGIGAGTTYPDCRPAPVIVRGVSQGVDVVTVVTETPLSYSSVKVKIDTDANLGQEGAAVLAGGEKIGHVTTEEYGSKILSLGGANTLTGPHGFRAARVMTALANRERVKLRVEGGSRLEVQAGHAPVVDGKPIGVMRVGCGSATLGLFAPLLLEAADEVVVLDSHLTGLLTEHAAGRYLGATPSGVRLRFRKSTPGRYFGDHGSGWGGTSIQDPREVFAPDGLENVRPGSRILVTETTGQSSAYFRVGAGGALHPEEPTEGVRRAVGAISETCQESRVSVLYCGGTGGSARAGVTRHPIRLTRAVHARKARLTVGGAPAFLLPGGGINFMVDVERVLRGAFSWVPTPALVIPVEYTMRWEDYEAMGGHLEAARPLEEALARRRP